Proteins from a genomic interval of Deinococcus ruber:
- a CDS encoding efflux RND transporter permease subunit — MTAPDSVPHDPELANRERQKGFFARINPVVNFSVSKYVLAISIFIGVVVFGFISMRSLGVDLLPTITIPVVNISTNYSGASPASVDTQVTQVIESAVAQVTGVSSMSSTSSTGSSRVTLQFEDGTDQNAAVNQVASLVASAARRLPSGADTPSVRTFNPNASAILEFGVSGGKASLSDVYDYAQNVLTPALQRVDGVANVTLSGGQSRQVQVLLEPNQLSYYGISPTQISSAISSSSVNSSIGSITQAQNTLTYTTNSTLTTLAGIGGVLVDSARGIHVSDLGTVKSSSTSDSYTRVNGLPVVLISIQQTSGSNAVAVVDGVKSLTSKLKLPTGYSLTYSNDSTGPIRSAIAATTRELWVTALVVALVTLLFLGRLNTAFTVIAAIPISLAAAPILYRLSGFTFNQVSLLALIVAIGIVVDDSIVVAENVERYRALGYDRVQSVLRGASEVFSAVAAASLSLLAVLIPVSFMGGIVGEYIKQFALGLAAAVAMSWLEALLFLTVRMAYTPDAAPQTWRDFAGSFARVPGRLLSGLLTVRVWWFWALALVVAAGLWLGTHSLLITLSVVLLPLLLGVLSAVWGVVLSFLEALTGTLSGITAAGLNVVRDGYARSLDTALRFSPAVLLAAVAFLVLTLVLVIPRISFTFTPSTDSGTVQARLRLPDGLPLSTNNELVARLETFFLRQRSVQTVQASVNGGGSSLNITLKPIEERQSLNALTPRWQQALRNLYPDYPSVRANVFSGGGFRGQGSQQSLTLVSSNFDLLKQRADKAVAVLEADKDVLSVSSGLDNSTLENRFVPNQNLLAGTGLTASSVASTLQAYASGSSAGNINLGGVTYPIQVSVDPKYLTDESALLSLPIYSSTLQTNLSAGQLGSVVQGSSPSSISRDNRIYSLSLTYQPTTETALTSQALQAQITNELTQAGVIDNLVTVGEADRNGAFALGNQLGTLGVQAFGLSLLLVYLVMGAQFNSFRYPLYLLLPVPFAIAGALLFTSIAGGSLDIFGVLGFLLLIGLSAKNAIIYLEFVVEKMREMPFRDALIEASRLRFRPIVMTTLTVLVISLPLLLSHGSGSEYGRSLSVIIMGGISVSALMTFFVVPAAFYLFERKRAVKVEAQRSREAVSYPAGGEWQPGD, encoded by the coding sequence GTGACCGCACCCGATTCTGTGCCCCACGATCCCGAACTCGCCAACCGCGAGCGACAGAAAGGCTTTTTTGCCCGCATCAATCCGGTGGTCAATTTTTCGGTCAGCAAGTACGTGCTCGCCATCAGTATCTTCATCGGCGTGGTGGTGTTCGGCTTCATCTCGATGCGCTCGCTGGGCGTCGATCTGCTGCCGACCATCACCATTCCGGTGGTCAATATCAGCACCAATTACAGCGGGGCCAGCCCAGCTTCAGTCGATACCCAGGTCACGCAGGTGATCGAGAGCGCGGTGGCGCAGGTCACAGGCGTCAGCAGCATGTCGAGCACCAGCAGCACGGGCAGCAGCCGCGTAACGCTGCAATTCGAGGACGGCACCGACCAGAACGCGGCGGTCAATCAGGTGGCGTCGCTGGTGGCGAGTGCGGCCCGGCGGCTGCCCAGCGGCGCAGATACGCCCAGCGTGCGAACCTTCAACCCCAATGCCAGCGCCATTCTGGAATTTGGCGTATCGGGCGGCAAGGCCAGCCTGAGCGACGTGTACGACTACGCTCAGAACGTGCTGACGCCAGCGCTCCAGCGCGTGGACGGCGTGGCAAACGTGACGCTGAGCGGCGGGCAGTCGCGGCAGGTTCAGGTACTCCTGGAACCCAACCAGCTCAGCTATTACGGCATTTCGCCCACCCAGATCAGCAGCGCCATCTCCAGCAGCAGCGTGAACAGCAGCATCGGCAGCATCACGCAGGCCCAGAACACCCTGACCTACACCACCAACAGCACCCTGACCACGTTGGCAGGCATCGGCGGCGTGCTGGTGGACAGTGCGCGGGGCATTCACGTGTCCGACCTCGGCACGGTCAAGAGCAGCAGCACCTCTGACAGCTACACCCGCGTGAACGGCCTGCCGGTGGTGCTGATTTCGATTCAGCAGACCTCTGGCAGCAACGCGGTGGCGGTGGTCGACGGCGTGAAGTCGCTGACGAGCAAGCTCAAGCTGCCCACCGGCTACAGCCTGACGTACAGCAACGACAGCACCGGCCCGATCCGCAGCGCCATCGCGGCGACCACCCGTGAACTGTGGGTCACGGCGCTGGTGGTGGCGCTGGTCACGCTGCTGTTCCTGGGTCGCCTGAACACTGCCTTTACCGTGATCGCTGCGATTCCGATCTCGCTGGCCGCCGCGCCGATTCTGTACCGGCTGTCGGGCTTCACCTTCAATCAGGTGTCGCTGCTGGCTTTGATCGTTGCCATCGGCATCGTGGTCGATGACAGCATCGTGGTGGCCGAGAACGTGGAACGCTACCGGGCGCTGGGCTACGACCGCGTGCAGTCGGTGCTGCGCGGCGCGTCCGAGGTGTTCAGCGCAGTGGCGGCGGCCAGTCTGTCGCTGCTTGCCGTCCTGATTCCGGTCAGCTTTATGGGCGGCATCGTGGGCGAGTACATCAAACAGTTCGCGCTGGGCCTGGCGGCGGCAGTGGCGATGTCGTGGCTGGAGGCGCTGCTGTTCCTGACGGTGCGAATGGCGTACACGCCCGACGCCGCTCCGCAGACGTGGCGCGACTTCGCCGGAAGCTTCGCCAGAGTGCCGGGCCGCCTTCTGAGTGGACTGCTGACGGTGCGCGTGTGGTGGTTCTGGGCGCTGGCGCTGGTGGTGGCGGCGGGGCTGTGGCTCGGCACGCACAGCCTGCTGATCACGCTGTCTGTGGTGCTGCTTCCCCTGCTGCTGGGCGTGCTGTCGGCAGTGTGGGGCGTGGTGCTCAGCTTCCTCGAAGCCCTGACCGGCACCCTGAGCGGCATCACGGCGGCGGGCCTGAACGTGGTGCGCGACGGCTATGCCCGCAGCCTCGATACGGCGCTGCGCTTCAGCCCGGCGGTGCTGCTGGCGGCGGTAGCCTTCCTGGTGCTCACGCTGGTGCTGGTCATTCCGCGCATCAGCTTCACCTTCACGCCCAGCACCGATTCCGGTACGGTGCAGGCTCGCCTGCGCCTGCCAGACGGTCTGCCGCTCAGCACCAACAACGAGCTGGTGGCGCGGCTGGAAACCTTCTTCCTGAGGCAGCGCTCGGTGCAGACGGTGCAGGCGTCGGTGAACGGCGGTGGCAGCAGCCTGAACATCACGCTCAAACCGATTGAAGAGCGGCAGAGCCTGAACGCGCTCACTCCGCGCTGGCAGCAGGCGCTCAGAAATCTGTATCCCGATTACCCCAGCGTGCGGGCCAACGTCTTTTCCGGCGGCGGATTCCGGGGGCAGGGCAGCCAGCAGTCTCTGACGCTGGTGTCGAGCAACTTCGATCTGCTCAAACAGCGGGCCGACAAAGCTGTCGCGGTGCTGGAAGCCGATAAAGACGTATTGAGCGTGAGCAGCGGTCTGGATAACAGCACACTGGAAAACCGCTTCGTGCCGAATCAGAACCTGCTGGCTGGAACGGGCCTGACCGCCAGCAGCGTCGCCAGCACCTTGCAGGCGTATGCGTCGGGGTCGAGTGCCGGAAATATCAATTTGGGCGGCGTGACATACCCGATTCAGGTCAGCGTCGATCCGAAGTACCTGACCGACGAATCGGCGCTGCTGAGCCTGCCGATCTACTCCAGCACCCTCCAGACCAACCTGAGCGCCGGGCAGCTCGGCAGCGTGGTGCAGGGCAGCTCGCCCAGCAGCATCAGCCGCGACAACCGCATTTACAGCCTGTCGCTGACGTACCAGCCCACCACCGAAACGGCCCTGACGAGTCAGGCGCTCCAGGCGCAGATTACGAATGAGCTGACGCAGGCGGGCGTGATCGACAACCTGGTGACGGTGGGCGAGGCCGACCGCAACGGGGCGTTTGCGCTGGGCAACCAGCTCGGCACGCTGGGCGTTCAGGCGTTCGGGCTGTCGCTGCTGCTGGTGTATCTGGTGATGGGCGCGCAGTTCAACAGCTTCCGCTACCCGCTGTATCTGCTGCTGCCGGTGCCGTTCGCCATCGCCGGAGCGCTGCTGTTCACGTCCATCGCGGGGGGCAGCCTCGACATCTTCGGCGTGCTGGGCTTCCTGCTGCTCATCGGGCTGTCGGCCAAGAACGCCATCATCTATCTGGAATTCGTGGTCGAGAAGATGCGTGAAATGCCCTTCCGAGACGCGCTGATCGAGGCCAGCCGCCTGCGCTTCCGACCCATCGTCATGACCACCCTGACTGTGCTGGTGATCAGCCTGCCGCTGCTGCTCAGCCACGGCAGCGGCTCGGAGTACGGGCGCAGCCTGTCGGTCATCATCATGGGCGGCATCTCGGTTTCGGCCCTGATGACCTTCTTCGTGGTGCCCGCCGCCTTCTACCTGTTCGAGCGCAAACGGGCTGTAAAGGTCGAGGCGCAGCGCAGCCGGGAGGCCGTGAGCTATCCGGCGGGCGGGGAGTGGCAGCCGGGAGACTGA
- a CDS encoding efflux RND transporter periplasmic adaptor subunit produces MDQASRPTRADPPIPGQTPVKPPPATPTLTSPAPGASPRRWTWIAIPLLIVAAGYGGYLIGKPSSSDATASGAGGFGAGAGGFGAGSTRTGGGSGAAGGFGGGAGSFGRGGSGATIAVQATAAKSGTLTTQRSATGIVSASKQSTVAARTSGTVSAINAQVGDSVKAGQTIIALDNTDLTSAVDSAQNALDTARVQLTTQTQTVNGNRAQLAQALASAQAAYSSAQTSYAADQKLYAIGGIAKTALDTASSQVQQALSTLTSAQNAVNQNNSAQNGTLLQLRLAVEKAQITLKQAQQAVSNARVVAPFDGTISAVSVAGGEYLNAGTSAFTIVSNNKQVTFSVPPAESASFADGREVSLNVGQQTYPLKITQNAGAPTNGNVSLTARFMTGTTPALGTAGSVSYSSAVGKGILIPSTALQADNDQTYVFTIENGKSKLHNVTVIGQAGTQAVVSGIDDGAQVISTPPSGLLDGAAVTTDAAGARAGGNSASGGAGQGGQFQRGQTTQGTQGGAAGQSVNGTQTPGTQTPGTQAAPTIQGGQSGQGAAGTSSTDTQTAPGTRRFRGQGSQNGAAQNGQTTPTVPATQGTATPQSGQAASGDQTTPGTQTTPGTRRYRGQGSSGQSTNDQTGSGQTTPATPSTPATTPGGAP; encoded by the coding sequence ATGGATCAAGCCTCCCGACCGACCCGTGCCGACCCGCCGATCCCCGGTCAGACGCCCGTCAAGCCGCCCCCCGCGACGCCCACGCTTACCAGTCCGGCACCGGGCGCGTCTCCACGCCGCTGGACCTGGATCGCCATTCCTCTGCTGATCGTGGCAGCGGGCTACGGCGGGTACCTGATCGGAAAACCGAGCAGCAGCGACGCCACTGCCAGCGGCGCAGGCGGCTTCGGGGCGGGAGCCGGGGGCTTTGGGGCGGGCAGCACGCGCACTGGGGGCGGCAGCGGCGCAGCGGGCGGCTTCGGGGGCGGTGCTGGATCGTTCGGACGGGGCGGCTCGGGCGCGACCATCGCGGTGCAGGCCACAGCCGCCAAGAGCGGTACCCTGACCACCCAGCGCAGCGCCACCGGCATCGTCAGTGCCAGCAAACAGAGCACTGTCGCGGCCCGCACCAGCGGCACCGTCAGCGCCATCAATGCTCAGGTGGGCGACAGCGTAAAGGCCGGACAGACCATCATCGCGCTCGACAATACCGACCTGACATCGGCGGTAGACAGCGCCCAGAACGCGCTCGACACCGCCCGCGTGCAGCTGACGACCCAGACCCAGACCGTGAATGGCAACCGCGCTCAGCTGGCGCAGGCGCTGGCATCGGCGCAGGCGGCCTACAGCAGCGCCCAGACGAGTTACGCTGCCGACCAGAAGCTCTATGCCATCGGGGGCATCGCCAAGACCGCGCTCGACACCGCCAGCAGCCAGGTGCAGCAGGCGCTTTCGACCCTGACCAGCGCCCAGAACGCAGTCAATCAGAACAACAGCGCCCAGAATGGCACGCTGCTTCAGCTGCGGCTGGCTGTCGAGAAAGCTCAGATCACGCTGAAGCAGGCGCAGCAGGCAGTCAGCAATGCGCGGGTCGTGGCCCCGTTCGACGGCACCATCAGCGCTGTCTCGGTGGCGGGCGGCGAGTATCTGAATGCCGGAACGAGCGCGTTTACCATCGTCTCGAACAACAAGCAGGTGACGTTCAGCGTGCCGCCCGCCGAGAGCGCCAGTTTTGCCGATGGACGCGAGGTGAGCCTCAATGTGGGTCAGCAGACGTATCCGCTGAAGATCACACAAAACGCTGGCGCACCGACCAACGGCAACGTCTCGCTGACCGCCCGCTTCATGACCGGCACCACGCCCGCCCTCGGCACGGCAGGATCGGTCAGTTACAGCAGCGCGGTGGGCAAAGGCATCCTGATTCCCAGCACCGCGCTTCAGGCCGACAACGATCAGACCTACGTGTTTACCATCGAGAACGGCAAATCGAAACTGCATAACGTGACGGTGATCGGACAGGCAGGAACACAGGCGGTGGTCAGCGGAATCGACGACGGCGCACAGGTGATTTCGACGCCGCCATCCGGTCTGCTCGACGGCGCGGCCGTTACCACCGACGCGGCGGGCGCACGGGCAGGCGGCAACAGCGCTTCCGGCGGGGCGGGCCAGGGCGGGCAGTTTCAGCGGGGCCAGACCACGCAGGGCACCCAGGGCGGCGCAGCCGGACAGAGTGTCAACGGCACGCAGACGCCGGGCACTCAGACGCCGGGCACTCAGGCCGCGCCGACGATTCAGGGCGGACAGTCGGGTCAGGGCGCAGCGGGCACTTCCTCCACCGATACCCAGACCGCGCCCGGCACGCGGCGCTTCCGGGGCCAGGGCAGCCAGAACGGCGCGGCTCAGAACGGGCAGACGACCCCAACCGTTCCCGCGACCCAGGGAACCGCGACTCCGCAGAGTGGGCAGGCCGCTTCTGGAGATCAGACCACGCCCGGCACCCAGACGACCCCCGGCACGCGGCGATACCGGGGCCAGGGGAGCAGCGGCCAGAGCACCAATGACCAGACCGGCAGCGGGCAGACCACCCCGGCAACGCCCAGCACGCCTGCCACCACGCCCGGAGGCGCACCGTGA
- a CDS encoding histidine phosphatase family protein has product MSTLLLIRHGQATPFEADTDQLSELGERQARAVGASLARAGVVPTRVLHGPLVRQRRSAELAAQPGWPTAERLPGLAEYDGDGQMRYLAPLLAQRDPAFATLLREAEERRELPDRNRSFQKMLERLLDVYLSGELEHPQLESWAAFRERVRSALKDILSSPGGSTVAVFTSGGVIGLMVASVLDAPDASALKLNWRVKNASITQLTFGSGRVSLDTFNETAHLGEALLSWR; this is encoded by the coding sequence TTGAGCACCCTGCTGTTGATCCGGCACGGGCAGGCGACGCCTTTCGAGGCCGACACCGATCAGCTCTCGGAACTGGGCGAGCGGCAGGCGCGAGCGGTGGGCGCATCGCTGGCACGGGCAGGCGTGGTGCCGACCCGCGTGCTGCATGGCCCGCTGGTGCGGCAGCGGCGCAGCGCCGAGCTGGCAGCGCAACCCGGCTGGCCCACTGCCGAACGACTTCCCGGTCTGGCCGAGTACGACGGCGACGGGCAGATGCGCTACCTCGCGCCGCTGCTGGCCCAGCGCGACCCGGCCTTTGCCACACTGCTGCGCGAGGCCGAGGAGCGCCGCGAACTGCCCGACCGCAACCGCTCTTTCCAGAAGATGCTGGAACGGTTGCTGGACGTGTATCTGAGCGGCGAACTGGAACACCCGCAACTGGAGAGTTGGGCCGCGTTTCGGGAGCGGGTGCGCTCGGCGCTGAAGGACATTCTGAGCAGTCCGGGCGGCAGCACCGTGGCGGTCTTTACCTCCGGGGGTGTGATCGGCCTGATGGTGGCGAGCGTGCTGGACGCGCCCGACGCATCGGCGCTGAAGCTGAACTGGCGCGTCAAGAACGCCAGCATCACGCAGCTTACCTTCGGCAGCGGGCGCGTCAGCCTGGACACCTTCAACGAGACGGCCCATCTGGGCGAAGCGCTGCTGAGCTGGCGGTAA
- a CDS encoding phosphotransferase family protein, with protein MPVDPSDTAAVRPGEELNLDALHGYLAAHLPGGVGTLEVRQFPGGHSNLTYLLKVGDTEYVLRRAPMGPVAPKAHDMVREFHLLSRIAPVFAAAPRPVLLCEDAGIVGAPFFLMERRRGVIVRTRLPREYEGIPDAPRRASQALVDTLASLHAIDTQAAGLDTLGRPEGFNRRQVEGWAGRWKRAETHPSPESGRVTSWLLSNIPPESAHTLVHNDYKLDNLMLDAHDPGAVVALLDWEMTAIGDPLVDLGLTLCYWTQRGFPEHMKTQIGEPGAALGFFTREEFLARYAQKSGRDVSHIGWYEVLGVFKLAVILQQIFARYHAGQTQDERFAPLGEQAQSLMREAARQIGSFLPHPPSPEHSA; from the coding sequence ATGCCCGTTGATCCTTCCGATACCGCCGCCGTGCGCCCCGGCGAGGAACTGAATCTGGATGCGCTGCACGGGTATCTGGCGGCCCACCTGCCCGGCGGGGTGGGCACGCTGGAGGTGCGGCAGTTTCCCGGTGGTCACAGCAACCTGACGTATCTGCTGAAGGTGGGCGACACCGAATACGTGCTGCGCCGCGCTCCGATGGGGCCGGTTGCGCCCAAAGCGCACGATATGGTGCGCGAATTTCATCTGCTGTCGCGCATCGCTCCGGTGTTTGCGGCGGCCCCGCGCCCGGTGCTGCTGTGTGAAGACGCGGGCATCGTGGGTGCGCCGTTCTTTCTGATGGAGCGGCGGCGCGGCGTGATCGTTCGTACTCGCCTGCCGCGTGAGTATGAAGGCATTCCAGATGCGCCCCGGCGAGCCTCGCAGGCGCTGGTCGATACGCTCGCCAGCCTGCACGCCATCGACACGCAGGCGGCGGGGCTGGACACACTGGGCAGGCCGGAAGGCTTCAACCGCCGTCAGGTCGAGGGCTGGGCCGGGCGCTGGAAACGGGCCGAAACGCATCCGTCCCCCGAATCTGGGCGCGTGACCTCCTGGCTGCTGTCCAACATTCCGCCCGAATCGGCGCACACGCTGGTTCACAACGATTACAAGCTCGATAACCTGATGCTGGATGCCCACGACCCCGGCGCGGTGGTGGCGCTGCTCGACTGGGAAATGACGGCGATTGGCGATCCGCTGGTTGATCTGGGCCTGACGCTGTGTTACTGGACGCAGCGCGGCTTCCCAGAGCACATGAAAACGCAGATTGGCGAGCCGGGAGCGGCGCTGGGTTTTTTCACCCGCGAAGAGTTTCTGGCCCGCTACGCACAGAAGTCGGGGCGCGATGTGAGCCACATCGGCTGGTATGAAGTGCTCGGAGTTTTCAAGCTGGCGGTCATTCTGCAACAGATTTTCGCCCGCTACCACGCCGGGCAGACGCAGGACGAGCGCTTTGCCCCGCTGGGCGAGCAGGCGCAGTCGCTGATGCGCGAGGCGGCGCGGCAGATCGGCAGTTTCCTGCCGCACCCCCCTTCGCCGGAGCACTCCGCTTGA